The following proteins are co-located in the Candidatus Methanoperedens sp. genome:
- a CDS encoding tetratricopeptide repeat protein yields MRGKATRFNNIAGVYRQWGKLQLALEYFQKALEIDEKLKDIRGKAARFNNIGGVYLQLGKLAQALEYFQKALGIYEELKDIKGKATSLNNIACVTRTGVCRNRHLNIFKKRYRWMRN; encoded by the coding sequence ATTAGAGGAAAAGCAACCAGGTTCAACAACATAGCAGGTGTATACCGGCAATGGGGAAAGCTCCAGCTGGCGCTCGAATACTTCCAAAAAGCTCTGGAGATAGATGAGAAACTAAAGGATATCAGGGGAAAAGCAGCCAGGTTTAACAATATCGGTGGTGTGTACCTGCAATTGGGCAAACTTGCGCAGGCACTCGAATACTTTCAAAAAGCGCTGGGGATATATGAGGAACTGAAGGATATCAAAGGAAAAGCAACCAGTCTCAACAACATTGCATGCGTTACCAGGACTGGGGTATGCCGGAACAGGCACTTGAATATTTTCAAAAAGCGCTACAGATGGATGAGGAACTGA
- a CDS encoding tetratricopeptide repeat protein: MRYQDWGMPEQALEYFQKALQMDEELKDTRGKATRLSNIGSVYQDLGKSEKALESFYKALEIAEELKDTRGKATDIINIADVYQDLGNHDKALEYFQKALQIDEERKDIRGKAIRFNNIGIVYQQWGKPEQALEYFQNALEMDEERKDIRGKATRLNNIGIVYQQWGKPDRALEYFQKALEIAQEQKDIKGIATRLNNIAGAYQDWGKPEQALEYFQKALEIDENLNDIRGKATRLNSIGIVYHEWGKPGKALEYYQKSLKLFEELKDPESIDDIMKNIKNLRLS, encoded by the coding sequence ATGCGTTACCAGGACTGGGGTATGCCGGAACAGGCACTTGAATATTTTCAAAAAGCGCTACAGATGGATGAGGAACTGAAGGATACCAGAGGGAAAGCAACCAGACTTAGCAATATTGGTAGTGTTTATCAGGATCTGGGCAAATCTGAAAAAGCACTGGAATCTTTTTATAAAGCGTTGGAGATAGCTGAAGAACTCAAGGATACCAGAGGAAAAGCAACAGACATCATCAACATCGCAGATGTGTACCAGGACCTGGGCAACCATGATAAAGCACTTGAATACTTTCAAAAAGCGCTACAGATTGATGAGGAGCGAAAGGACATCAGAGGGAAAGCAATCAGGTTTAATAACATCGGAATTGTGTACCAGCAATGGGGCAAGCCTGAACAGGCGCTGGAATATTTCCAAAATGCGCTGGAAATGGATGAGGAACGCAAGGATATCAGGGGAAAAGCAACCAGGCTTAACAACATTGGAATTGTATACCAGCAATGGGGCAAGCCCGATAGAGCACTGGAGTATTTTCAAAAGGCACTGGAGATAGCGCAGGAGCAAAAGGACATCAAAGGTATAGCAACCAGGCTTAACAACATCGCAGGTGCGTATCAGGACTGGGGCAAGCCTGAGCAGGCGCTTGAGTACTTTCAAAAAGCTCTGGAGATAGATGAGAATTTGAATGATATCAGGGGAAAAGCAACCAGGCTTAATAGTATCGGAATTGTTTACCATGAATGGGGAAAACCCGGGAAAGCGCTGGAATACTATCAGAAGTCATTAAAGTTGTTTGAAGAACTCAAAGATCCTGAAAGTATTGATGATATTATGAAAAATATCAAAAATCTCAGGCTGAGTTAA